The Plasmodium knowlesi strain H genome assembly, chromosome: 14 genome has a segment encoding these proteins:
- a CDS encoding FbpA domain protein, putative, with the protein MFLLRIGKVLVFLTLFVSCVMNSWLAILSKRLFHQGRGKLNFIADNKTKYGIKRTFSFSRKRMRESELKNRECEKNDHRESSIFKYTKYDQTDETYLRVLEKKANEIKNSKNCFNKRIKNVRAQEDGASEQRMDYTTLHLLAIELNALLQDCVVEHITQADHKTIVLHLNKRGEKDYYLYICYDNDNPVISLGLKIKKLFNRFIDDDYAQKLNPVLKYSLISDIYIKKSFVKILCIDFILKRKTDEDIDIEDIFGDGGKGDLSNSARKVTLLFDLHNNSCISFLINKVNDEILISPHNYVTEKVIDKSYKEGHIYNFPTNQECKIIPNEYDFFSSFSNLFKARKEQIFISSLLDLYEGLSYNTVLKFLDYLNISRNAKFEDIDSGVLLDFFNKTYIKWVRFLNLKEKDEALSFDPHFDYSLNLYSPVKFLKKGKVRDATSQGVCAVPTIMNNGKVENETEGCRLEDKVEGEQNDKRDHTNNGQSNRDGVNKSALQGKETHFETVIELVYYYHGRGLSVNKFYTILKFCKEFIRKKIPQYEEMINQYKNDREVCERAYLLHENINKLSVFNHTISKMTDWIDKKTFDALKLIEKELKCNSLEDNRKKYVKKMEENKEKEEILKKKILNVEPNVIKSSQNIYKGSLLIKINETDLSSPFLIIGRNSKQNEKISTQILKFNDLWFHVHEHPGGHVILRNKKINGQIITADLNLADIKIDEDIKYAANMAAYFSKARKIDKTLVCFTFGKYVLKDNTLSEGAVELLKYRLVYGRPSKVYSIIKDLNERNKEMELSKKKK; encoded by the exons GGACAATAAGACGAAAtatggaataaaaagaacgtTCTCTTTTAGCAGGAAAAGGATGCGCGAAAGTGAACTGAAAAATAgggaatgtgaaaaaaatgaccacAGGGAGAGTAGCATATTCAAGTATACAAAATATGACCAAACAGACGAAACATATCTTAGGGTgctagaaaaaaaggcaaatgaaataaaaaactcgAAAAACTGTTTTAATAAGAGGATAAAGAATGTACGGGCACAAGAAGATGGAGCATCGGAACAACGAATGGACTATACGACGCTGCATTTATTAGCAATCGAATTAAACGCCCTACTGCAAGACTGCGTGGTGGAACACATAACACAGGCAGATCATAAAACAATTGTCTTGCATTTGaataaaaggggagaaaaggatTATTATTTGTATATTTGTTACGATAATGACAATCCAGTAATTTCCTTAggattgaaaataaaaaaactcTTTAACAGATTTATTGACGATGATTATGCACAGAAATTAAATCCCGTGTTGAAATATTCTCTCATttcagatatatatataaagaaaagtTTCGTCAAAATATTATGCATTGATTTtatcttaaaaagaaaaacggatGAAGACATTGATATTGAAGACATCTTTGGTGATGGAGGAAAAGGTGATCTTAGCAACAGTGCAAGAAAAGTAACTCTCCTTTTTGATCTCCACAATAATTCCTGCATCTCCTTTCTTATAAACAAGGTAAATGatgaaattttaatttctccACATAATTATGTAACAGAGAAGGTGATAGACAAATCATACAAAGAAGGACACATTTATAACTTTCCCACAAATCAAGAATGTAAAATAATTCCAAATgagtatgattttttttcctccttttcaaatttgttcaAAGCAAGGAAGGAGcagatttttatttcttccttgttgGATTTGTACGAAGGGCTGAGTTACAACACGGTGCTAAAATTTTTGGACTACTTGAACATTTCCAGAAATGCCAAATTTGAAGATATTGATTCAGGTGTGCTGTTGGATTTCTTCAATAAGACATACATTAAATGGGTCCGCTTTTTAAacttaaaggaaaaagacgaAGCTCTTTCGTTTGACCCCCATTTTGACTACAGTTTGAATTTGTATTCGCCTGTAAAGTTCTTGAAGAAGGGTAAGGTGAGAGATGCTACTTCACAAGGTGTATGCGCCGTTCCAACAATTATGAACAAcggaaaagtggaaaatgaaacagaaGGCTGTAGATTGGAGGATAAGGTGGAAGGAGAACAGAATGACAAACGGGACCACACGAACAATGGACAGAGCAATCGGGACGGTGTAAACAAAAGTGCCCTGCAAGGCAAAGAGACACATTTCGAAACAGTCATCGAGCTGGTTTATTACTACCACGGAAGGGGTCTGTCAGTGAATAAATTTTACACAATTTTGAAATTCTGTAAAGAATtcatcagaaaaaaaatcccgCAGTATGAAGAAATGATCAACCAGTACAAAAACGACCGGGAGGTGTGCGAACGAGCTTACTTGCTtcatgaaaatataaacaagtTGAGCGTGTTCAATCACACCATATCGAAAATGACGGACTGGATTGACAAAAAAACATTTGACGCATTGAAACTAAttgaaaaggaattaaaatgTAATTCTCTCGAagataacagaaaaaaatatgtaaaaaaaatggaagaaaataaagaaaaggaagaaatattaaaaaaaaaaattttaaatgtcGAACCAAATGTAATTAAAAGTTcacaaaatatttataaagGTTCTCtgttaattaaaattaatgaaaCAGATTtgtcttctccatttttgatAATAGGACGAAATAGTaaacagaatgaaaaaatttcgaCCCAAATTTTGAAGTTCAATGATCTGTGGTTTCATGTGCATGAACACCCAGGGGGGCATGTCATCcttcgaaataaaaaaattaatggtcAAATAATTACGGCCGATTTAAATTTGGCGGATATTAAAATAGACGAGGACATAAAGTACGCCGCTAACATGGCAGCCTACTTTTCCAAGGCGCGCAAGATAGACAAAACGCTTGTGTGCTTCACCTTTGGGAAGTATGTTCTTAAGGATAACACCCTCAGCGAGGGTGCAGTGGAGCTTTTGAAGTATCGACTTGTATATGGCAG ACCGAGCAAAGTATACAGCATCATAAAGGACCTGAACGAGCGAAACAAGGAGATGGAACTttctaagaagaaaaagtga